Proteins from a genomic interval of Beijerinckia indica subsp. indica ATCC 9039:
- a CDS encoding DUF6502 family protein, with product MARSEDTSVDALQLHGPLARLLRPLVRLFIRTGMTFPALSQLLRELYINVAEYDFALPDKAQTDSRVSLLTGIHRKEVSRLRGAGAPVNVVPAALSRTSRIIAYWLAAPDYTDTTGAPLPLPRAGEAPSFEALVSTLTKDVRARAVLDEWLDRKLVSLDEEGRIRLEEKAFVPQNGSEQQLYYFGRNLHDHIAAAVENVLGQAPAFFERAVHYDDLSGPLAAKLETRSRDLAMNVLQEANREAHSACETDAGGDWRWIFGIYVYREQMKPADKDIGKDAS from the coding sequence TTGGCTCGATCCGAAGACACGTCTGTTGATGCTTTGCAATTGCATGGACCGCTCGCGCGGCTGTTGCGGCCGCTCGTGCGCTTGTTCATTCGGACCGGGATGACCTTTCCCGCCTTGAGCCAGCTTCTGCGTGAGCTTTACATCAATGTCGCCGAATATGATTTTGCTCTGCCGGACAAAGCGCAGACCGATAGCCGGGTCAGCCTGCTGACTGGCATTCACCGCAAGGAAGTGAGCCGGTTGCGGGGCGCGGGTGCGCCCGTCAATGTCGTGCCCGCCGCACTTTCTCGCACCAGTCGCATCATCGCTTATTGGCTCGCCGCGCCGGATTATACCGATACCACAGGTGCGCCATTGCCGCTGCCACGCGCCGGTGAGGCGCCCTCCTTCGAGGCTCTGGTCAGCACCCTGACTAAGGATGTGCGCGCCCGCGCCGTGCTGGACGAATGGCTCGACCGTAAGCTCGTGAGCCTTGACGAGGAGGGCCGTATCAGGCTTGAGGAAAAAGCCTTCGTGCCGCAGAACGGCAGCGAGCAGCAGCTCTATTATTTCGGGCGCAATCTGCATGATCATATTGCCGCAGCCGTCGAGAATGTTCTGGGACAAGCGCCGGCCTTTTTCGAACGCGCCGTGCATTATGATGATCTGTCCGGCCCGCTTGCCGCGAAGCTGGAGACGCGCTCGCGCGATCTCGCCATGAATGTCTTGCAGGAAGCCAATCGCGAGGCTCATAGCGCTTGTGAAACGGATGCGGGCGGCGACTGGCGCTGGATTTTTGGCATTTATGTCTATCGCGAGCAGATGAAGCCTGCGGACAAGGACATTGGAAAGGATGCGTCTTGA
- a CDS encoding phytanoyl-CoA dioxygenase family protein, producing the protein MQRDWREDFSAQGYVICKNILPPDLIDDHVKQVAALCTRYGVVDTASLAALPIETDDQFMQAMLDLHYRNELARKLIFNRIMRHMLSELFGDEPILSFARSSLWEPGNMRAHVDTAFRSPDAPYSVCRTWCALEDIDPESGRFYLIPGSHRTLVPRLCDEVLEENPELLALSQKISEEPASWWRLFARGWPKVNAKVPERIDGNAKLSFDMKKGDVIFFNPALVHGTVDCLNSNGTRKVMICEWTTRAAWAASGFSRPFYEENPAPSVEEDKEEIEPLIAARVAVG; encoded by the coding sequence ATGCAGCGGGATTGGCGTGAGGATTTTAGCGCTCAAGGCTATGTTATTTGTAAAAACATCCTGCCGCCCGATCTCATCGACGACCATGTGAAACAAGTCGCAGCGCTTTGCACCCGCTATGGCGTCGTCGATACGGCGAGCCTCGCCGCGCTGCCGATCGAAACCGACGATCAGTTCATGCAGGCCATGCTTGATCTGCATTATCGCAATGAATTGGCCCGCAAGCTGATCTTCAATCGCATCATGCGGCATATGCTGTCCGAATTGTTCGGCGACGAACCGATTCTCTCCTTCGCACGCAGCTCTCTTTGGGAGCCCGGAAATATGCGGGCGCATGTCGATACGGCGTTCCGTTCACCCGATGCGCCTTATAGCGTTTGCCGGACCTGGTGCGCGCTGGAAGATATCGATCCCGAGAGCGGCCGCTTCTATCTGATTCCTGGCTCGCATCGCACCTTGGTTCCACGCCTCTGTGACGAGGTTCTGGAGGAAAATCCGGAACTTCTCGCCTTGTCGCAAAAGATCAGCGAGGAACCAGCGTCCTGGTGGCGTCTGTTTGCTCGCGGCTGGCCGAAGGTGAATGCGAAAGTGCCAGAACGGATTGATGGCAATGCGAAACTATCCTTCGACATGAAGAAGGGCGATGTGATCTTCTTCAATCCGGCCCTTGTCCATGGCACCGTTGATTGCCTCAATTCGAACGGAACCCGCAAAGTGATGATCTGCGAATGGACGACGCGTGCGGCCTGGGCCGCTTCCGGTTTCTCACGGCCCTTCTACGAGGAAAATCCCGCGCCGTCCGTCGAAGAAGACAAAGAGGAGATCGAACCGTTGATCGCCGCGCGCGTGGCCGTGGGGTAA